CGTCCTTTCCGTAACCTCTGCATTATGTGCAGATTTTGTCTCCTCTGTCTAATGGTTTCTACTTTCTTCATAGCTTCAATCGTTTTATTCCATAATTGTCTATTGTATTTGACAGGAATGTTCCTCCTCTTTTCAAATTCGAATGATGGATCTATTGTCAATTCTTTGCCAACAGTCTTCCTGTATGCTTTCGTCCATTTCACCTTCCTTggattcttcttcttcttgaaGGCAGCGTGACATTTTGAGcgacaaaatttgaatatctggTATGACAAATGTTATATGTATTGTACGTATGTAACATACATCATGGTTGTGTGAACATAAATTTAATCCTTCAGTGTAGATTACTTCTTCAAAAACAATCATGTACTTAAAGGTTTAATAAGAAACAAGGTATTTTCTAAACATATACATAACCTAACAGTGATTATAAACACGAGTTTACTATTTCTAcattatattatttttgtatgGACAATTATACATCATTTAAGTTAtaattttttcaataaaatGCTTACCTTACAATCATTTCTTACGAATTGAATTCCGTGTCCCGGATAAATACGGGATGAACAAAAATAACACGTTTCTATACGCATATTGCACGAGGTTATGAAAACCCAGAGTACAATTGGAAATCCGGCATTACAtagggttaaggcctaaggcagTAATCGATAATCATATCGCTAGCGGAGTATGTCAAAATATTGACatcttaattttaaaaaatatatatattttaacaTTTAATAGTTAATAAAGTAAACAATTATTGACTATAACATTTAATTTTAACCAGAAAGTAGTAAAAATAATATGAGATAATTTTTAATCTTGACTCCAACATTTTATATGTACCAAATTAGTATTATGTTTCATACAAGAACAAAATAAacattcaaatagtttttaagtctataaaaatattcattttgtttttaaaatttaatttaatattatttatttcataATACATATCATGTATTCGtgataaaaaaaatgaaacaaaaaagcTATAAAGAATACAATCATTTGTTTAATGCTTTCAAGGTAAGTACATCAATAATGCATAACAATTGCGTTTAAGTTGTGGAAGGTTGTGAATTGTCCAATTATACACTTTGCGCACCATTCTTGTGTGACATCCATTGCTTTATATAAACCTGTATGGTAGCGCCACCTGCCAGTGTAACTCCTCGAATTTTAGTCAGTGTTGGAGAGGTTCGCTTCGTTCATTCTTACTTACGTAGATAGTTCGTAAAAATGAACGTGGTAACGAAATCGACGAACCTGTCGCCAGTAATTTTAAAATCGACGACAGCCGTCGTTTCAAATGGATTATGGCCAGCAGCTGGAACCGGTAATGTTCCCAGAGCAAAAACTGTACTTAAGCCTGCCGTCACCCGAATGGTCAATCAAAGTCTATCTGAAAATCTTTTTTCCGGAGCTCTTCGTGTAAGCTCAGGGATTACAGGTTCGAATGCTTTTCTTAAATATTATTTCGTCGATTTTCTAATGTTACTTTAACAAAATCACGTTTGATTTGTTCCGATTATATAATCATATCCTGTACACACAGACTACTGTATTATCAATTGAGCTACTGTCTAATTGGAAAAGTTCAGATTCATTTTTTTTTGTTATCAAGTTTTGAATCAGTACAAAAAACATCAAACTATTTGGCTGACGAGCATGTCTTATTTAAAATAGAGAACAATATTTTCATTGAGTTGTATTGTTGCAGCTGGCACGCAAACGTTACAAAGGCGGTTAGCTCACAGTGATGTACACTGGCCAGATTTTACTGATTATAGAAAAGAAAGTACAAAAAATCCAGAGATTAAAGCTAAGGAGACTGCGAGTGACAGAAAAGCATTTTCTTATGTCTTGGCAGCTGGTAAGTAAATATTGTTACCTTTATTTATATGTTTTTCGAGATCCTCAAATTGTAAGTACTTTCTTTTATATAGCTAGCGGAGTTGGTGCTGTGTATGGGGCTAAAGCACTTGTACACAGCGTGGTAAGCACTATGAGTGCATCAGCAGATGTATTGGCTATGGCAAAGATTGA
The sequence above is a segment of the Calliopsis andreniformis isolate RMS-2024a chromosome 3, iyCalAndr_principal, whole genome shotgun sequence genome. Coding sequences within it:
- the Rfesp gene encoding Rieske iron-sulfur protein isoform X1; protein product: MNVVTKSTNLSPVILKSTTAVVSNGLWPAAGTGNVPRAKTVLKPAVTRMVNQSLSENLFSGALRVSSGITAGTQTLQRRLAHSDVHWPDFTDYRKESTKNPEIKAKETASDRKAFSYVLAAASGVGAVYGAKALVHSVVSTMSASADVLAMAKIEVKLDNIPEGKSVVFKWRGKPLFVRHRVESEIQKEAAVDISTLRDPQLDTDRVKKPEWLIVLGVCTHLGCVPIANAGEFGGYYCPCHGSHYDASGRIRKGPAPLNLEVPPHEFVDDTTLVVG
- the Rpl24-like gene encoding ribosomal protein L24-like → MRIETCYFCSSRIYPGHGIQFVRNDCKIFKFCRSKCHAAFKKKKNPRKVKWTKAYRKTVGKELTIDPSFEFEKRRNIPVKYNRQLWNKTIEAMKKVETIRQRRQNLHIMQRLRKGRELEKERDVKEVQRDLALIRSPAAGLKQRKQLEAAAEQEEKMQQSDEEQEVQEMEVN